In Aspergillus oryzae RIB40 DNA, chromosome 6, one genomic interval encodes:
- a CDS encoding uncharacterized protein (predicted protein), which produces MAPPVVSVVGTGLQYPPHKLGPEFVPKLVSNCYTDNVAVLPSNHPLWFQDHILTNTECDDLFKKYGIPLAQDAATQAIEDWGGNLMDITHVVAMTCTSASSPGFDCTLSRRLGLSKHVRRTLLSGVTCAGSVAALRTAYDLLRGATQEGKPARALVIAAETMTVYVRGWLETIVKESIPNIGPTLFGDGACALVLSNGIGVKEGEREPIWNIHGAQSTLLDRPGCVGIRWMPSGRSEDDQVSLAILIWEPHH; this is translated from the exons ATGGCTCCTCCTGTGGTCTCTGTAGTGGGCACTGGCCTCCAGTATCCCCCGCACAAGCTTGGACCCGAGTTTGTACCTAAATTAGTGTCCAACTGCTACACGGATAATGTCGC TGTCCTACCATCAAACCATCCACTATGGTTTCAGGATCATATTCTGACAAACACAGAGTGCGATGATCTCTTCAAAAAGTATGGTATCCCCCTAGCGCAAGACGCCGCGACGCAAGCCATCGAAGACTGGGGCGGCAATCTCATGGACATAACCCATGTGGTAGCTATGACCTGTACAAGTGCATCGAGCCCTGGATTCGACTGCACACTTTCTCGGAGACTAGGGCTCTCAAAGCACGTTCGCCGGACATTGTTGAGTGGGGTCACTTGTGCTGGCAGCGTAGCGGCCCTTCGTACCGCATACGACCTTCTGCGTGGCGCGACACAGGAAGGAAAGCCGGCCCGGGCTCTGGTGATTGCTGCCGAGACCATGACAGTTTATGTCAGGGGATGGCTGGAGACCATCGTAAAGGAATCAATCCCGAACATTGGCCCCACTCTATTCGGAGATGGTGCATGTGCACTTGTACTCAGTAATGGGATCGGTgtgaaagagggagaaagagagccCATATGGAATATACACGGTGCTCAATCAACACTCCTGGACAGACCAGGCTGCGTCGGGATACGGTGGATGCCTTCGG GACGTTCCGAGGATGATCAAGTCAGCCTTGCCATCCTCATTTGGGAACCTCATCACTAA
- a CDS encoding uncharacterized protein (predicted protein) — MSITDIFSVDIALRTGQNNTHESYLYSHLTGDKIHGVVTVRSHCDIRVDGIEVSFIAYRQFQDLKYLIDDSSFPPGKLFKERHRYQFEFTFEVPDHLSPDVCNHKITSPTIRQAHLRPPPSFGDPSVSGLGGKLKDDYAPPTCKILYTIQAALFRNIPVIDKRDILLVHKIKLRVKPAVDEWPPLDLLSSVNDYCLEADHAVLDSRTKEEYGQLTVTLEPPKSFRLPLRDPHSLISSTVNLFLHYKVTGEQSDLPQLQSFRGKLVATTFYTASYYEDVPSKQKDFFGRPKNYSETHFPPFSYSIASLDWVPAEENCYVATLLVPITLPRLNFIPSFHTCLTSRVYALDLRLVVPGASPFYLRAPVHIYAQRDPSALPSYIATIWQSAEYQYY; from the exons ATGAGTATAACGGACATTTTTTCGGTCGACATCGCTCTCCGAACCGGACAAAATAACACCCATGAGTCATATCTTTACTCCCATTTGACGGGAGATAAGATCCATGGCGTAGTCACCGTTCGTTCTCATTGTGATATTCGTGTTGACGGGATCGAAGTATCGTTTATAG CCTACCGTCAATTCCAGGATCTCAAATATTTAATTGATGactcttcttttccacctggaaagctcttcaaagaacgTCACCGATATCAGTTCGAATTCACCTTTGAGGTACCAGACCATCTATCACCGGATGTCTGCAACCATAAGATTACCAGCCCAACCATCCGACAGGCTCATCTACGGCCTCCCCCAAGCTTCGGTGATCCCTCGGTATCTGGGCTTGGAGGCAAGTTAAAGGATGACTATGCACCTCCCACATGCAAAATTCTGTATACCATCCAAGCCGCTTTGTTCCGCAATATTCCCGTGATCGACAAGCGGGATATCTTGCTGGTACACAAGATCAAGCTACGAGTCAAACCGGCAGTCGACGAATGGCCGCCGTTAGATCTTTTGAGTAGCGTGAATGACTATTGCTTAGAAGCAGATCATGCAGTTCTCGATAGTCGCACAAAGGAAGAGTACGGCCAATTGACTGTGACATTGGAACCACCGAAAAGCTTTCGCCTTCCGTTACGCGACCCGCATAGTTTGATTAGCAGCACAGTCAATCTGTTCCTGCATTACAAAGTCACAGGAGAGCAGTCAGACTTGCCCCAGCTTCAGTCATTTCGGGGAAAGCTCGTTGCTACTACCTTCTACACAGCATCTTATTATGAAGACGTACCATCAAAACAGAAGGATTTCTTTGGCAGACCGAAGAATTACTCCGAAACACACTTTCCCCCATTCTCATACTCTATAGCTTCCTTAGACTGGGTACCCGCTGAAGAGAACTGCTACGTAGCAACACTACTAGTGCCCATCACATTGCCGCGTCTGAACTTCATCCCGTCTTTCCATACCTGCCTTACTTCGCGCGTGTACGCCTTGGATTTGCGATTAGTCGTACCTGGGGCTTCTCCATTCTACCTCAGAGCGCCAGTGCATATTTACGCCCAGCGAGACCCATCCGCGTTGCCGTCATACATCGCGACA ATATGGCAGTCTGCCGAATACCAATATTACTGA